The segment TTAGCGCCGGGCGGTGCGTAACCATGACATAGATTTTGCCGCGCTGGGTATAATCGCCTTTGGCGGAGGTCGGCTGGCTACCGATATAGCAAACTTTTTTGCCTTTTTCGGAATAGCTATAAGCTTCCCATTTTCCATATACATCAATCAGTTGCGGCGCATTTTGCGCAATCGCAGCCTGAGAGACCAAAGCGACGAGGGCGGCAGCTGCACCTGCCAGCGAATTTCTGACAAGACGATGGGCGTGTTTTTTCATGGGCTCGCGTATCGTGTCTGAAGTTTCGGAACGATGACTTTAAACCCGCCCGATGTGGCGGATTTATGAGGAACTTTCACCCGAGAGTGCCGGTAAAAGGTAAATATTCGACCAAGGAAATCCCGCCATATCGCGAAACTTGAAAAAATCGACAGCGATATGGGAAAATGGTGCAAATAGCTGTTCCTTCTGGGGTTTTAACCTTTGTTGTCCGCGGCAATTCGGGCCTTGACCACCTGATCAAGGCAATCCTGGACAGAGATTTTATCGGCACTTTTGCGTTTGCGGGCCAGCATATGGGTCATCTTGCGTGTTTCCCCTTCTGCTGCCGGGAAAAAGAACGCATCAAAAGAACATTCCTCGGAACGGTATTGCCAGACCCGTGCAGGACCCTCGCCGCGGGTCATTTCGGGTTCGCCGATTTTTTGCTCTACCGCATCCTCCGAGAGACCCATCAGGGTTTCAGCCCTGATCGACTTAAAGGGAACGGGCGGAATGGCAACCGTTATGCGGGGGGATTGCGATTTGGCAGTGCCGGTCGGGTTTACAGCAGATTTAGTTGAAGTGTTGGTCGGTTTCGTTGTTGCGGTCCCTGTACCGCCAGAAAGAGAATTCCCGGATTTTTTCGGGATATCTTGGGTCACGCGTGGTGAACTGGTTGACTTGGCCTTGCCATAGTTCTGATTTGTGCTGCCAGGCGGGACAGCATTCCCACCACATGCCACCAGCGACGTCGCGATCAGTATCATCGCGCAGAGAAGCCCGGCGGGGTGTTTACCGCGCCGGGGCTGTATCGGGGTTGTTTGGGTCAGTGAGCGGTTTATGCCGGTCACGGATCAGATATCGTCGCTTTTGCGTGGAATGGTGATTGCAGCAGAATGGCCGGTACGGCTGGTACCGTCGTCGCTGCCTTCAACATATTCCAGCGAGCCCTTGATGCGGGCACCGTTTTCAATCTGAAGCGCACCATAGGTGATCTTGCCATTGATATCTGCCGAGCCGATGACAATGACACGACGTGCCGTCAGGTCGCCTTCGAAAGTGCCGCTGATTTCGGCTTCGTCGACCTGCGCGGTACCAACGAAGGTGCCGCCTTGGGAAACTTCAAGACGGGTGCATTCCTTGATCTGGGCTTCGACATGGCCCTCAACGACGAGGACGTCGCAGGAACCGATTTCACCAGCCAGACGAATATCGCGGCCAACCGTCAGTTTTTTGCCCTCGGTGTGGCTTGGGGTGGCACTTGGACGACCAGCACTGCCGCGGGTCGGAATTTCAAGCGGGCGCTTCGGGATTTCCGGACGGAAGCTGGTGGAATGCGGTTTGCTGGACATTTTCGGTTCTTCCTTTGTGCGCGGCTGAGTAAACAGCTGCGGCTCACTACGTTTTTCTGTTTTTGTGGCGGTATCGTTGCTGGCACTCGCACTTTCGCTCGAAGCCGGTTTGATCGGCGAGGAAGCTGCGCTGTCGGAAAGACCGCCGGAATTCAATCTGGAAGAAGATGTATCTGACGAAGCCGGGCTGCTGTCGACTGTTTTGTTGGCTTTTTTCTTTCCGAACATGGGGATGACCAAATCCTTGTCTTGCAGTTTCGTTTCAGGTTTCCGCCATTCTATCCGATGCCCACCGGAATGGCGTCAGACGGTGATCCGGTTTTCGAATGCACCCAGACGGACGGAGTAATGCACCATAAAGGCAGTCGCGATAATCGGCGCCACAAGGTTGACCAGCGGCACGGTCATCAGGAATGTCAGGCCGATTCCGGCAAACCAAAGTTTCGTCTGGCAACTTTTGCGAATGGCATTCACCGTGCGAACATCATAACGACGTGCGGCGACCAGTTCAAAATATTCGCGCGACAGCAGATAGCCATTCATCGCATAAAACGCGATAACATATACTGGACCTGCTAAAAGAAGCGGCAGGATCAGGATGTTAAGGGCCAGCGCCGTCAGCGCAAATTTAAGGCCACTGATCAGGGCCTCGGAAATCGGTTGCGGGCGTGTTTCAGGCAGGGTCGGGTAATATTTGTCTTCGACCGCATCGGCGATCTGATCAAGCAGCAGGCTCGAGATCAGGACAGTGGTAGCCGGAAACATTAGCAGCACCAGAAACGCAAGACCCACGCCAAGCAGCCAGTCAGCCGCCGTTTCCATCCAGCCACCATCGGCAAAGAAGGTGATCGAGTTCAACCCGAATCCGATCAGCATCCAAAGCCCGACTATTATCGCCAGGGCGCCGGCAACACCGATCAACACAACCTTGCGAAATCGCGGGTCGGAAAACTGGGAAACGGATTTCAGAAAATCATTGATCATTGGCGGTTTTATCCTGCTGGCACGGTCACGATTGCGCACAAGGGAATCATGTCAAACATTACTAGGCAATCAAAATTAACAGGCCGTGAAATCAGAGGAGAATTTGACAAATTTTTAGCCCGAAGCGTCGGATAACCTACGCTTTAGGCAGAAAAAAGGCGTCCGGCCAGGGGGGAGAACCGGACGCCAGCGCTCCGATGATCTGGAGCGTGAGGAAAGGTAGGGGAGACCTGTTCCTCACACTTGGCTCCCACATCAAAATTCGGGAACCTTGTGACAGATTTTTATATAGGGACTGAAAGCCGCGTCTGCCATAGATCAGAGCCGCATATCGGCCATAAATTTCATGCATGCAGGTGAAAAATTACAATCTGATTGATCGTTGCGAAACGACAATATTTGCAAGAGCTTGAATCGGAATGCTTAACCGTTCTGTCAGACGGTTTTGACAATTTCGTGAAGTCGATGGGAAATCTTGAAATCAGCCGCGCTGGTTGGGCCAGATACGTTCGAACTTGAATAATTCCGGGTCGAGCGTGACACCTTCTTCTGTATTGAACAGGGTCACTGTCGTTTCGATCCCGGCGGGGTCGGTGACAATCCACTGGCGCAACTGCATCGGGTTTTCCTGGAATACAAGCGTGACACTGCCAGCACCCTGATCGGATTTGCGGACCATTTCGACGCGCATGGTTTCTGCAGTCCGTTTGAAATCGACAACCTTGACTTCGCGCGTTAGCGAGACGTCTTTTGCCAGAATGATTCCGGCTGGGGTTTCGTCGATGTCAAAATAGGTCGGAGCGTTGATTTCCTTGTCATAATAGATGAAATCGGATCCGGTCGAGACCAGCAGAATCTGGGCCGGCGGATTATACTCAAATCGCATCTTGCCGGGGCGCTCCATATAAAGCTTCCCCTCGGCAGCAGCACCATCCGACGAAATCTGGACAAAATCGGCTTTCAGCGTGGTGATGTCTTCGAGATAGTTTTCGATCTTGTCGGTGGTTGCCTGATCAATCGCTCCCGATTGTGCAAGTGCATTTGCCGGGGTCAGGCTAATTGAAGCCGGTGCGGCAATCGCAAAGGCGGTCGCAAAGACCGATGCCGCCGTCATGGTGCGGAAGCGCGCGCCCATCTGTTTGATGCGGAATTTGCCGAATTTGCTGAAGAACGCCATTTGACAGCCTGTTTACCCGTTTAAGAAATTATGTGATCGCGATTGCGAAACCCGAATGGCGAATGATAAAAATTCAGCCAAATTGTAACCAACCACAATATGTACAACATATCGCATCATTTGGCCGGGAAGGCCAGCCGGGTCAAGTCGCGCCCGCAAATGATCACAATTGGCCGGGTTTGGCCGCATTTGCAGCAGTGACCGGCTTTCCGGCAACAGGAGAAAGCGTTTCATGAGTCGCACCGTCGCTATTCAGATGGATCCGATCGCATCGATCGATATCAAAGGGGATTCAACCTTTGTCATGGGGCTCGAAGCCCAAGCACGCGGTTATGACCTTTTGCATTATCATCCTGATGACATGTTTTATGACCGTGGCCGGATCAAGGCCGAAGTCCGCCCGATGAAGCTTCGCTACGAAAAGGGCAACCATTACGATCTTGGTGATGCAAAGATCATCGACCTTGCGAAGGAAACCGATGTGATCCTGATGCGTCAGGACCCGCCGTTTGACATGAATTACATAACGGCAACCCATCTGCTTGAAGCTGTTCATCCGGAAAGTTTCGTGGTTAACCATCCTGGCCATGTGCGCAACGCACCGGAAAAGATTTTTGTCACCGAGTTCCCCGACCTGATGCCGCCGACCCTGATTACCCGCTCAGCTGCGCGCATTCGCGATTTCCGCGAGGAATTCAAGGATATCATTGTCAAGCCGCTGTTTGGCAACGGCGGGGCTGGCGTGTTTCACCTAAAACCGGGGGATGAGAACCTTAATTCGCTGTTGGAACTGTTTGCCGTCCAGTCGCGCGAACCGCTGATGGTCCAAGCCTATTTGCCGGACGTGCGCAAAGGCGACAAGCGCATCATACTGGTTGATGGCAAACCGGTCGGTGCGATCAATCGCGTTCCGGCAGAGGGCGAAGCACGGTCGAACATGCATGTCGGCGGGGTTGCCGAAAAATCCATGCTGACCCCGCGTGAGATTGAGATTTGTGAACGCATCGGGCCGGAACTGAAAAAGCGCGATCTGATCTTTGTCGGGATTGATGTGATTGGTGACTATATGACGGAAATCAACGTTACCTCTCCTACCGGACTCCAGGAAGTGAACCGGTTTGATGGATCGAAACTGGAATCCCTGATCTGGGATGCGATTGAAACCCGCCTATCCTGAACGGATTTCAGGACGGTACGATTTTGGGGCCAAGTGGTATAACCACTTGGCCTTTTTTCTGGTTTTTCGGTCTGGTTGAAACAGATGGCCGTGAAATGGCCGGATTTTATCATCAATTCTGCACCAGTTAGCTGCCCATATCGGTTGATGTGACCGAATTCATGCCCGCAGGCTGGAACCAAATGCCTGTTTCTGCGTATGATTTTGGGGATCAATTATCAACAAAGCGGAATCCGATTGCATGGCGGATAAGCAAAACAGCGCAATTTCAACGAATGGCACCTTTGGTCCGTTTCTGTTTGCGCGTGGCAGCGACGATAAAACAGCCCGTCTGGCCGCCCTTGTGGTGACGCAGGAAGGGGACGATCCGGCCGAGTTTCGCATCATGGATAAGGACATTGTGACCCCGGCAAAGCTCGCGACCCGGTTTGGACGCGATTACTGGCGCTATGATTTCGAGCTGCCGGTTGCATCGGATGCGCGTTACAGTTTCGATACCGAAACATATCATGTGAATACCGATATGACCCATGACCTTCGGATCGGGTTTGTTTCGTGCAACGGGCAGGAAGACGGCGATTTGGACCGGCCTTTGGCGGATCGCAACGCGCTTTGGATTGATCTTGGTCACGAGCATGAGAAACGGCCCTTTTCGCTGCTTTTGCATGGCGGGGACCAGATTTATGCCGATGGTGTTTGGGAATGCCATCCTGATATTGTCGCGTGGCAAAAGATGCAAAAGCGCCAGAAACTGGCGACAGATTTCACGCCAGACATGCATGACGGCGTTCTGAAGTTCTATCTTGAACATTATCTTGAAATTTATGGCCAGCCGCAGATCAGCCATATGCTGGCGCGCGTGCCGTCTTTAATGATGTGGGATGATCACGATATTTTCGATGGTTGGGGCAGCCACAAGAAATGGTTCCATGACAGTATGGTTGCCAAGGGCATATTTGACTGCGCGCGCGAGGCATTCTGTTTGATGCAGCTTTGCACGGCACCCGACGATCTGGCTGGCAAGATTATTGATCGCAGTGGGGAAAGCCTTGGCTGGCGGACGGATTTTCCCGAATTTTCGGTGATTGCGCCCGACCTCCGGTCGGAACGGACCCCGCATGCGATCATGGGCGAACATGGCTGGCGGGACATGATTGCGACACTCGATACTGTTCCGGAACATAATCGTATTTTGTTGATGTCGAGTGTGCCGGTAATTGGCCCGCGCCTGTCGCTGGTCGAGGCGATTTTGCACCTGATGCCCAGTGCCCAGAAATACGAAGATGACCTGCGCGATCAGTGGCAAAGCCGCTGGCATCGCAAGGAATGGTGCCGTCTTCTGGAAACGCTTGAAGAAGTTGCGAATGATCGCAATCACGATATCACCCTGCTGTCGGGGGAAATTCATGTGGCGACGCGAGGCACGTTTGAAACAGGTGGAAAAATCATCCATCAACTGGTGGCATCGGGGATTTCACATACTGCACCTCCGGTCGCATTCGCACGTGCACTTGGTCTTCTGGCGTGGATTGGTGACAATCCCCTGCCTGGTCGCCCGACGAAGCTTAAACCGCTTCCGGGGCGATTTGGCACCTACTGCGCGGCGCGCAATTACCTGACACTGGATCGCGAGGATGAAAACTGGCGGGCCAACTGGCATCTGGAAAATATCGGCTGGACGCCGGATTTAAAGATTTAGGGAGGATCGCATAGTACCCACCATGCAGCTTTATTACGCACCGACTTCGCCATTTTCGCGCAAGGTCCGGATTATTGCGCGTGAATTGGGGCTTGAAGGCAAGATCGCCGAAATCATGATCGATCCTTGGACCGATGCGGCGTTACGCGAACACAATCCGCTGGCCAAGGTACCGACTCTGGTACTTGAAAACGGGATGGCGGTGTTCGAGTCTGCGGTGATTTGTGATCACCTTGATGAAGTTGCCCGTGCGAATAGTGATGAGACCGGCATCATTCCGCAGGAAGGCTCCGAACGGCTTAATGCCCTGCAGTGGCAGGGATTATCTGACGGCATGATGGCGGCAACCGGTCGACTTTTTGCCGACAGCAAACGACCAGAAAATGAACGTTCCGATTTCGTAATGGATCGGCAGCATGCGGCAGTCCAAAGAAGCATTGACGCCATAGAAGGCGGCATCCTCAGTCTTGCAGCAGGCCGGCCCGATATCGGCACTCTGTCCGTCGCAGCCGCCCTTGAATATGTCGATTTTCGCTGGCCAGACGGGCGCTTTGCCCTTTCGGATGATCTGCGTCACTGGATGGCGGCACTAGCAGATCGTCCATCAATGATCGCCACGCGGTATCATCTTTTGCCGGCTTGACAGACCTGACCTGCATGGATGCGATATTGCCCGTGCAGTTTATACCGGCTATAGCGTGGTCGGGCTGCCAAATGTGCTATGATGCCGGGCAGCAACTTTTCAGATGAAACGGGTTTCATGACCGAAATTACCAAATCCATGCGTGAACGGGCCTGGGCCAGGGCCGGTAAAATCCAGGGCGAGGATTCCGCCGAAGTGCGCAAGCACCGTGCGAGCGGCATCACGATGAAAAAGGAAAGCTTTGGCAAGTTCCGCAATTTCGGCTGGACCGTGGTCAATGGCGTTGCCGTCCCGTGCCGCAAGGAATTCCTGCCACCACGCGATGAAAACGTGGGTGTTGGCGAAAATCCTGATGAAGATAAGGCAGCATCCGAAGATTAAGCTGTGATTGGCTTGACGCACTTTACCGGATTAGCCGGCATGTTCCCGTGACAAGCTGACCAGATCAGCCAGAAGCTGTGACGAATCCGGACCGGCAACCATGCTTTCAAGTTCAGCCTGGGTTTTTTGCCAGATCGGAAAGGCGCGCATCAGAAGCGCCATGCCCGGGTCGGTCAGGGTCAGAAGGCGACCGCGTTTGTCCTTCGGGTCGGGCTGAATATTAACCAGCCCGCGTCGTTCCAGCGGCTTGAGATTGGCCGTCAGTGTCGTTCGATCCATTGCCAGCAAATTGGCGACATCCTGCATATGCGGTGGTTCGGGCCGGTTAAGTGACATCAGCAGGGAAAATTGCCCGCTGGTCAGATCAAGTGAACGAAATGCATCGTCAAACCGTCGCGCAATCGTGCGCGCGGCCCGTCGGACATGCAGGCATAGACAACTGTCACGCACCATCAATGTCGATGAAAACGGGACTTTATCGTTCTGGTTGAAATCTTTCTTTGACATGAATTAATTATGTTGATATCAACGTATTTGTCAAACGGGAAAATAAGAAAAAACTGATCAACCCTTTGGTTCAAAAGCGCCACCACGCCTTTGATCTTTACGACAACCTTCTGAGAGGCAAGGAGGAAGCCCAATGCAGAAGATAAGCCCCTTTTTGTGGTTTGACGGCAACGCCGAAGAGGCCGTCAATTTTTATGCGTCCATTTTTCCAAATGCCAAGATCGGCGAAATCCTGCGCAGCAGCAAGGCAGGACCCGGACCGGAAGGCAATGTTTTAACCGTAAGTTTCGAGCTGGAAGGTCTGCAGTTCACGGCTCTTAATGGCGGGTCGCAGTTCAGGTTTACCGAAGCTGTTTCCTTCACCGTATCCTGCAATGACCAAGCAGAAGTTGATTATTACTGGGACTGCCTTTCCGAAGATGGGGAACCCAGACAGTGTGGATGGGTAAAAGACAGATTTGGCCTTTTCTGGCAGATCACTCCGGTCCGCCTTATCGAACTGATGAACGATCCGGACCCCGACATAGCCGCCCGGGTGGCAACAACCATGATGTCGATGGACAAATTCGACATCGCCGGGATTGAACGTGCCGCCAAAGGCATCTGAAAACTCCACACAAAACTTTAGCCAGTCCCTCGCACCACCAAGGCAAGGAAATTCCCCCATGACTGATAAACAAATTAAAGATCAAGCGGCCATTCGTGAGATTTTCACCCGTTGGTC is part of the Thalassospira lucentensis genome and harbors:
- a CDS encoding glutathione S-transferase, with the protein product MQLYYAPTSPFSRKVRIIARELGLEGKIAEIMIDPWTDAALREHNPLAKVPTLVLENGMAVFESAVICDHLDEVARANSDETGIIPQEGSERLNALQWQGLSDGMMAATGRLFADSKRPENERSDFVMDRQHAAVQRSIDAIEGGILSLAAGRPDIGTLSVAAALEYVDFRWPDGRFALSDDLRHWMAALADRPSMIATRYHLLPA
- the gshB gene encoding glutathione synthase, giving the protein MSRTVAIQMDPIASIDIKGDSTFVMGLEAQARGYDLLHYHPDDMFYDRGRIKAEVRPMKLRYEKGNHYDLGDAKIIDLAKETDVILMRQDPPFDMNYITATHLLEAVHPESFVVNHPGHVRNAPEKIFVTEFPDLMPPTLITRSAARIRDFREEFKDIIVKPLFGNGGAGVFHLKPGDENLNSLLELFAVQSREPLMVQAYLPDVRKGDKRIILVDGKPVGAINRVPAEGEARSNMHVGGVAEKSMLTPREIEICERIGPELKKRDLIFVGIDVIGDYMTEINVTSPTGLQEVNRFDGSKLESLIWDAIETRLS
- a CDS encoding VOC family protein, which gives rise to MQKISPFLWFDGNAEEAVNFYASIFPNAKIGEILRSSKAGPGPEGNVLTVSFELEGLQFTALNGGSQFRFTEAVSFTVSCNDQAEVDYYWDCLSEDGEPRQCGWVKDRFGLFWQITPVRLIELMNDPDPDIAARVATTMMSMDKFDIAGIERAAKGI
- a CDS encoding EI24 domain-containing protein, with amino-acid sequence MINDFLKSVSQFSDPRFRKVVLIGVAGALAIIVGLWMLIGFGLNSITFFADGGWMETAADWLLGVGLAFLVLLMFPATTVLISSLLLDQIADAVEDKYYPTLPETRPQPISEALISGLKFALTALALNILILPLLLAGPVYVIAFYAMNGYLLSREYFELVAARRYDVRTVNAIRKSCQTKLWFAGIGLTFLMTVPLVNLVAPIIATAFMVHYSVRLGAFENRITV
- a CDS encoding outer membrane lipoprotein carrier protein LolA, translating into MAFFSKFGKFRIKQMGARFRTMTAASVFATAFAIAAPASISLTPANALAQSGAIDQATTDKIENYLEDITTLKADFVQISSDGAAAEGKLYMERPGKMRFEYNPPAQILLVSTGSDFIYYDKEINAPTYFDIDETPAGIILAKDVSLTREVKVVDFKRTAETMRVEMVRKSDQGAGSVTLVFQENPMQLRQWIVTDPAGIETTVTLFNTEEGVTLDPELFKFERIWPNQRG
- a CDS encoding polymer-forming cytoskeletal protein, with translation MSSKPHSTSFRPEIPKRPLEIPTRGSAGRPSATPSHTEGKKLTVGRDIRLAGEIGSCDVLVVEGHVEAQIKECTRLEVSQGGTFVGTAQVDEAEISGTFEGDLTARRVIVIGSADINGKITYGALQIENGARIKGSLEYVEGSDDGTSRTGHSAAITIPRKSDDI
- a CDS encoding MarR family winged helix-turn-helix transcriptional regulator; the encoded protein is MSKKDFNQNDKVPFSSTLMVRDSCLCLHVRRAARTIARRFDDAFRSLDLTSGQFSLLMSLNRPEPPHMQDVANLLAMDRTTLTANLKPLERRGLVNIQPDPKDKRGRLLTLTDPGMALLMRAFPIWQKTQAELESMVAGPDSSQLLADLVSLSREHAG
- a CDS encoding alkaline phosphatase D family protein, which produces MADKQNSAISTNGTFGPFLFARGSDDKTARLAALVVTQEGDDPAEFRIMDKDIVTPAKLATRFGRDYWRYDFELPVASDARYSFDTETYHVNTDMTHDLRIGFVSCNGQEDGDLDRPLADRNALWIDLGHEHEKRPFSLLLHGGDQIYADGVWECHPDIVAWQKMQKRQKLATDFTPDMHDGVLKFYLEHYLEIYGQPQISHMLARVPSLMMWDDHDIFDGWGSHKKWFHDSMVAKGIFDCAREAFCLMQLCTAPDDLAGKIIDRSGESLGWRTDFPEFSVIAPDLRSERTPHAIMGEHGWRDMIATLDTVPEHNRILLMSSVPVIGPRLSLVEAILHLMPSAQKYEDDLRDQWQSRWHRKEWCRLLETLEEVANDRNHDITLLSGEIHVATRGTFETGGKIIHQLVASGISHTAPPVAFARALGLLAWIGDNPLPGRPTKLKPLPGRFGTYCAARNYLTLDREDENWRANWHLENIGWTPDLKI